The Gossypium hirsutum isolate 1008001.06 chromosome D02, Gossypium_hirsutum_v2.1, whole genome shotgun sequence region GGGGTCATAGATCATGAAATTCCTCTGTGTCGGTGCAACGCTCAAATCAAACATACAGACTTCTTTATATACAAATCAACAAAAGAACCATTCATGTGTTTCGTAAGTCGAGCACTAAAATCATACATCAAAACGAAAGAATGTTTGACACAATACCTGTTCAGGAGGGCCATCCTTTTCCTTCCCATCACTTGTTGCATTAGATGCATTCAATGGAACTCTATCATGTGAGTTCCTTTCACTATCAGCAGACAATACTGTTTCCGAGCTCCTAGACATAGACGTCAGGGGGAAATTTGGGACTGTTCCACTCTGAAACTCAACATTTGAACCTTCCCCACTAATTTCTACATCTGAAACTGTTCTCAAACTCCGACAGATTCGTTGCATGGTACCCGAGAGATTATTCAGCAAGAGTTGCTGTTCAGAACTCCCTTTCATGGTAACCGGAAGAAAAAACTCCAGTATATAATCGTCATCACCAGTGTAAGTGCTCCTCAGCCGGATTGCAACAGCAGCATTCAGGTTAAACTTACGCGCATGATGGACAAGAGGATAATCATTTATGTCATATGTTTTCACATCGGCAGAGAAGAAAGGATGATTCGATTGAAGTGCTTTTCCGGCTATACCTTGACCTTCTTCAAGATAATGTTCGATGCATGCATGTACAAAATCTTGCATCCCTTTGTCATTAACATAACAAGCAGTATCTTCAATGCATAAGACACACTTACCATCGTGGCCGGTATCACCCTCTCGAACACGTAATTTTGTAGTTTCATCCGCAGCTTCCTCGGTGTAATTACAAGGAATCCATGTTAAAGCCAAAGGCAATCTATGTGCATGACATACTGCACGTAAAACATCTGCTATTTCACCTAAAGCCGCTCTCTGATTCCTTGAGAGACACTGTggaaaatgaaatgaaaggaGAGGGATTATAGAAAAGGGGCAGTATATATATCAAGAGTTCAACATAAAAGACCGTTTCAGTAACAGCTGAAATGAAATACATAAGTTTTAATCTACCTGAGGAAGAAGTCGAGGAGGAGCAGTAGTCCTTAAATTCACAGCCTGCAGATAATACAGATGAAGACAAATTTCATGATATTACCCATAATATTTGCAGTTGAGAACCTTAAAATTCATACATGATTTACTTTACAAGCATATATGCTACATTTATAGTTGTCAGTGTAGATGGGGTATCTTTCAAGTTTGTTTTTCTGTTTTCCTAATACGAAGATCTAATACTatgtaaataacatttaataGCAAAATCTTTCGGCATACAATAGTAGCTTGGCACCCAAGGGCTTAAATTCTCCTTCTTGAATATTAAATGTCAGCTATAAATTTATCTTACATTTAACAATGTTAAACCAAACATGCTTTCGGCAAGTAAAAATCCAATTACACTTTGATTTCAGTGTGGATTTGCATCATATTGAAGTtctaaataggaaaaaaaaactcTACAGCATGTCATAGTTCAGGGTTCTTCATGTAGCATTAGTACAGCTAGCAATATTATAAATGAGTAGATACTGTTATTACATCAGATATTACAGGTATTTACCTGGAAATTCGTGTCTCCATGTTGTGCTCGTATCCGTATATTTTACTTTCTATTACAGCTTAGTGAATGCAAAATATTAGCTACTTAATAGCAACTCAACCAGCACCTTCAAGGCACAAGTTAGAGAGTATCTCTTACAAGCAACAAAAAAAGCTAGGTTCTTTGAAAAGCTATGTTATTCGGACTTGGGAATAGGTATCGTATATTGATTATTGGAATTTGCATTTCAACAAATTCTCATATTCTATGTTTTGGATTCTTCATTCCTGAAACCTGTGTCCGACATATATTTAGACATGAGTATGAAGTTAGAGCCTCCAAATATATTGAAGAGCTTAGTAAAAATATGAGCCTAAGCACGATAGGCACATTCCTGGATCCAACACTCATCCCCGAGTCTAAATAATGTAgcttaaatcataaaataaacaaGTTTAAATGAGCAGGTATCCAACTTTAGCATTAAAATCCCAAATCCACATCAAGCAAGACAAGCTAAGCTCTTCTCCATCATTAACTACAGCTTCTGGACCAGAAGCTTCCAAGTTGCCATTCATGCCCATTATAGTATATAAGAAAATGCTATGAACTTCCATAATCAAAGATTCCAGCAGAAATGCATCATTTTTCAGCAGTGAAAGATGTATTTGACATAAGTCATGAGCGCATGAATGTCAttgaataaaccaaaaatatCACTGATTAAGAGGTGTCAAACGGAAGAAACAACTATAGCAGATTATTAGTTGGTAATTTTAACATCCGTGATAATCTTCTTTATGACATATATTGGAAAGGAGTTTAAGTAAGCTAGTAATGTAGCTAAGTTAGTGATATAGATATGTTTTGAGGTTACAAAGAACAGGATGCAGACATTCAGACCCCAAAATGCAAACTGAACAAATTACAAAAACAGAGAGATACTAACCTGGAGTGCAACGCTGACATTTTCTATTTCTGAATCGAAATTGTGCTTCTCTTTCATAGTGACAAGTTCCAACACAGCACAACAAGACATCTCAGAAGGTTCGAAAATTGGCAAGGCAATAGAACCACGGACTTTGTGGTTGATCGCATGTGCAAATCGCAAGTACTCAACCTTACTGTAATGGATTACATTAGAAGTCCACTCGGGAACTCTGGAGATAAAAACACGACCAGGAAGCCCAGGGAAAGAACCTGGTTTCAGTTCTGCAGGGAAGGCATATGTCCTTGAGACTTCACGGTAACCAGAAAGCATCTGGTCTAGCAAGTATGGCTGATTTGAAGTGGTCAACATATACTGGTCTCCATGCTTAATTGGAACCCAAACTTGTGCCAAAATACCCCCTCCAGATGACTCCTTAAACAAGGACAGTGCTCTAAGCATCCTCTCATCAAGTGATCGTTTGATCGACCTAGAAACCAACGAATTAGCCAAAACCAAAGAATTACTTTGTCGAGTGCCACCATTATTTTGTCTCCCACCTAGTTCACCATCTGCAGAATCCAATGAATTACCGAAGTGTGCATCTGTTTGCTGATACACCATTCTGTCAGCAAAATTATAAGAACTATCCATGCCACTTAATGCATCACCAGCTTCAGCAAAGGCACCAGAACTTGGTCCGGTAATATGTAACGTGTCAAAAGAGGTATAAGGCAAGGGTGGATAGGAGGACAAGCCAAAGGATGCAAACGTCTGATCAATAGCTGCAGGGCTATTACACCACCCAGCATAAGAATCGAAGTTCATGAGCTCGGAAAAGCTGAAAGGATCCTCAGAAACCAAATTCTGGGCAGTACCATCAAACTGTTCACCACCCTCCATCTGAGCTCTTGGAGGAACCCAATAACCATGTCCCTTTTCTTTAGATGAAAAGGGGAGCtccatttttttcataaaataaaaaacccttAACCAACCTAacttcaaattataaataagcaAATGCTAGAGATCTATGAAAAATCTTCCACTTAGTCTAACACTTGCATTCCAGAAATCTTCCCTACTATTCTTCCAAAAACCCAGGAATTTCCCCAACAACTTCATCTATTTTTCCACCCTTTTAAACACCAAGAACTCTAATTTTCCAAAAACAAAAGTTACCCAAAGCCAAACTGTTCCCAACCTGAACAACCCACAAAGGTAAATCAAACTTCATCACTATGCTATATATGTATAAACCAACAAAACACATATCTTAAGCTAATTTAACAAATTAGAGTTTCTAAATATAGTAATGGAAAGCTCAAGAAGAACTGACCTGATTGAGTAAAACAGAAGATGACAACTGAAGTTTCAGTGTCTCCAAAGCCGCCGCAAATCACTGCAAGAAAAGTACACTGCTTTCAATTAACACTTGCTCACAAAACCCACCTCAGATTCATCCAATTATACACTATATGTATATTCCTagtaaaaacccaaaaaatatgaaatgaaaatttaggtGAAATGGACCAAATATCAAATTCAAGACTATGAAAAGTGTTCCCAATCGAAAGAAAATACTTTTACTAAAATATGATGTAACAAAGTAACATAAGAAATTCCCGGAATTggcaaatattattattaaattcaaatgaaattaaactgaaatgaaatgaaattccaAAGACTAAAAAGAAAATCTAGTTTTAATTATCCCAACCTATAATATCTGAAGCTCCTTGAATctgtgtaaatatatataaaagaaaaccaGAAATTTAGAGGGAGGGAATTACTAAAAAAAGGAAAGCTTGGGGGGGGCTGAAGGATAAATTTGGTTCTGTTCTATTAGAAAACTTACTAAAAAGGGAAAGTGTGTTTGGTTTGGTCTTTTTGAAGAAATTAAGACATTTCTTAAGGTTTTTTAGAATCTCTGTGATGACTGCAAATCTCGTCTTTGTTTCAATCTTTTGGTTTTGGTGGTTGTTTTTAGATCCAAGAACATgaataagtaatttaaaaaaatagattttaaaaaaaaaaaattaaaaactacaCTTTGGTTGTTGGTACATCAAGACAATGATATTTGGCATTGTTTTCCTTCAAATTTTCACTTTTCCtaagaaaatataaattagtATGTTTGACTCAACTTCATTATATACAATAAACAACTCAAGCCTTCACTTATTAAATGTTTAGgtttattcataaattttaacaaactttggaaattattaaattttaaaatatttgtccttttaaacattatttattgATCAAGAATTCTCGTCTCGTCTTTAGATTAAATCACACAAAAACTATTTACTATTGGTGCGTTTGGTAGTTAATTGCTtagaattataattataattatgaaTGCATATTGAAacaagttataatttttttaaaaatatataatatttttagaaattacttgctcacaaaattattattttcataaagAAACACCATCctctcaaaaaaaaattgaaggaggATATTTTTCCTTTATgataaaactttaataatttaattaggcTATATTAACTTTTTTAACTCTCCAACTTTATAGAAGAGGTTATTTTAgctattcatttaatttttatttctttcaacttgtattttttttatcaaaactccttaaaatagatggaaaagtgAAACCTTTGTGAGCTTTGCTGACATGGCATATACACGGATGATATGtcaattctttattatttttttaaaaatttaaaacataattttgttataatttttaatttaaaaaattgttctaatatcttcttttgaatttttaaaattttaaaaaattaattaaatgttgatatgTCATTTACGTGACAATCCACgtcaataaagttaaaaaaacgTTAATTTTTCCATCTATATTAGGgtgatgataaaaaaaatataaattaaaaaaattaaaaattaaataaaggactaaaataatatttttttctaaaattaaaaagtgaaataatttttcaaaatattacattAGGTTGTTATCCTAATCACAatccaaaaagaaataaatggtAGTGTAGGAAAAGAGTGAGTTGTATTGTATAACTTAAGAAAGTGAGAATCTTGAAAATGAGGACCATTAATCAACAAATTATTTGTTCTTGTGAGGGAGGGACCATGTAATGATAATGATAGCATTTTCCTACTAACGGAAAAGGTTACATCTTATGAGTTTTTGAGAAGAGAGGGTACTTCTCTGTCCCACTTGCTTAGTCTGATTTAGACCATGCAATTTCTTACTTATCATCAGATGCTCTTTTACACCcataaataaaaagctaaaaataTCCACATCATGTACCATATTATAGGATTTGAACTCATGTCCATTGGGTGAACAAAACCCTTACTCAATCAAAactctatatattttaattttatccatCAATTGTTGTTGATTGAGATGGTGTCATAAATTGATTTATAATTGATCATAACACCATGATCAATAATTGTGTTTATTTAATAATCCTAATCTAATGTAttcatgtatttaaattttattatacttGCCTACATATTTCCTATGctattataattaattagtttcaatTCATATGTTTCATTACTTATTAGATACTATTTTTAAACACATGTCCATATTTTAAATTCGTAATTACACAAAATGCttattttatgaataaatttttatttaagcttaattatatttaatgtaaacttttaaataataatatatgattgATGTAAGCCTAGCTCACGTTTCGTACAAGAAATAAGTAGAGTTTTGAAAATTATGTATCAAACCACacgttgtaatttttttattattaaaagtatCTAGTCCCTTCATTTCTTGGtttattctatttcttttgtgaaaaaaaagtatttttctttatttcataataaaaattataaaagctcctttatctaatataaaaaataaaaaataactatctATACTATTTACCCTatacttatatttaatttaatttatgagtTGGTATCAATTTTATTCGGGTCATCAACTCaactataaaattataaaatattttttaaaattataattataattaaaattattgtaatcatacttttaaatcatttttaaatacaaaatttaaaattcgaaAATCAAACATGTATTCAATAGCATTAAAGTACAAGTTCATCATTAGTCCGCTATAttcattatttaataaattttaaaatattttctttcatcCACATAATAGGTGTGACAAAATctagtattattatttaaatgtgtGATTAAGTTAGTGTTACGAGTCAACTCAAccaagaaaattattaaaataatccttacatattttaaataaattctattGGTACGAGAGtacttttgttttttgtttttatatatttaaatgattTACTAAGTTGCTCTCAACATTGATCGAGTCACCAACTTAGTACAAAAGTAGAgaaatatgttttcttttaaattataattaatactaTTATATAACACTTTTAtcttttcgtatttttttatcatctttaaataaaataaattacaaattaaaagATCAAATAGATATTCAATAGCATTAAAATACAAATTCATTACCACtccacctatattcattattgtATAAATTTTGCCCACATCGTAAGTGTGAccaattttagtattatttttgaaGTGTATGACTGAGTTAGTTTCACGAGTCAACTAAAAACCaactcaataaaaaatttatttaaatcatctttacatatttaaataaattatattattgcgAGAGTATTTCtgtcttttcttaatttttttaaaaaatcaatataaaatttgCAACTATCGAGATTTTGTTGAAGcaagattttttaataaaaatcattttaaacaaaacttgacaaaaaacaaaaattctatttcaaatgatatctaaaaaaaatattattgaactaatacttagaaaatattttaaggccatgttatttaaacaaactttcaaaaatgttaaaactGCTCCAGAcaaaaaagtatcgatatttttttgtCAAGTATCGATAAATTTAATTGAGTATCGATAGATTCACAAGTTTATCGATACATTTTTCGGTATCAATACGAAAATGACATTCCATTTTTTAAGGTATTTACCAAGTATCGATACAGTATTGATACCTTTTGCTTGGTATCGATAAATTTATTCAAGTATCAATAATGGTATACTTTTATCGATACCTTTTTCGATATCGATATAGAATTGACATTCTGACATCCAAAGTATTTATCAAGTATCGATACGGTATCGATACATCCTATTTGGTATCGATATTGATGGCTCCAAATGTCACTAAATTAGACATTAAATACTAATAGTATTGGTAATCGtacaaaaagtatcaatacctcTTGTTGCAAGTGACATTAATGACTGGTATTTTCATCTCGAACGGCTCTATTCAATATTTTAACAACCACGACGGTTCGAAATCAATTTGGGagtataaataccatcttccaaaGGCTCAACAACAACAAAAGAGATTATCCAAgcaaaaaatttcaatcaatcaaCCTTTGTACTTAAAGTTTTCATACTATTCTTGTGCACACTTGTGGgcatttattgttatttattcaGCTCAAGtgttttcttatttcatttttgcTCAATTGGTAAACAATccaatcttgtaaggattaatTCTTAGTTTGCTTATTTGTATCACTCTTAAAGAGGGTTTTATCTTAAGGTTtaggtagaaaccttaagggagttgtaaggttaaatcttgtcctcaaaggttagtcaaattagtgaatttagaaaaattattagtAGTAGAAaactaaggtagtggagtaggcaattgaggccgaaccactctaaatcgttgtgtttaattgttatatttttctttgaaacttccacaattttttaaATGCCAATTCACCCCCTTTTGGTGATTTCAGATTGATTAATCAAGCTAACATATTTGAACTCATACCATTgacatttataaaatattttctttaccaCTTCAACCAAATctttattttaaccttttataCTGTAACACTCATAACCCGATCTGGTCGTCGGACCTGAGTTATGAAATGCTACAGTCAAAACACATAACCTAAGGGTTTGCATAATATCATCAGGTCGTAGAAGCAACATGCTTTTGTAAATAAACAAGCTTCACAGCCAAGGGGTCATGCATGAAATGGATATCATACTTTAGTAAGTTTTGCATAAAACATATGTTTGCAAACATACACGGATTTGCACATTTTAGTGGTTCGCGTGTAACAAAACAACCACTATAGGGGTTCACATGTAAATAAGGCACGCATAAAAATAAATCGCATTATACTCATGCATGGATAACatcaatttttatttatgaaatagtcaaatactttaaaaaatgGTTCGCAAATTAATATACCggaatttaaacataataaaacATCTTGACTTTAATTATCATTGTCATAATCACAAAATTAGAAATATAGTAAAAATTCCTAAAACCCATAACAGTAATCCCATCACCTTTATCCCAGGTTCACCAATATTTGCTCAGGATTACACCACGCCACATcatctgtaacacctctaacccgtatctgtcgccaaactagggttacagagcattaccgattAACCTCAAAACATTTAACGTCATAATATTAAATAGTTTAACCTTATTAATACCAACCAATCACATCTGAGTTAGGCCATgcggccgtgtaactctctgacttgtgacacacggccgtgtgctaggccgtgtaacacatTGAGTTAAAACATACGGCCATGCCTtagaccgtgtgtggcacacggtcaagtgacacgggcgtgtcccaggccgtgtgcacctaaatgaaccttaaatgccaagtttaccatttcaagcttacttggaCCCTAAGTAATCCATTTACCAGCCATTAAACCTACTCAAATTAACATTATACAAGCTTAAAACATGCTAAATCAACTATCtgaagtgcctaaccaatgtaccctcattggtaccacaagtatacacAATTATACAACAATATGAATTATCAACCTAAACATGTCAATTCACACAACTTAACACCCAACCAATATGCCTATCCTATGCACCTCAAATCACAACATTTCAATATAACACATACTATAAACTTGTACTAAAAACATCTTCCTTCATTCACATATATCATTATAAGTTAACTACTTGTACTTAAGATCATACTTTAAagatttacatatcaaaacaatagCAATGAGAAACAAGTCtactacatgccatataatccaaaaaaAACGTTCTAAAAATTACCGAAAATAGGTGGATTATGTGACTTGAGTGTTGATCCGATAGTCCAACTTTCAAGAGTATCTATAAGAACAGaaattaacacaagtaagcttattgaagcttaataagttcgttGTATAGAAAcaataaatcttaccgaagtaaACATAACAATTCAATCAAGAACAATTTAACAACAAATGTTTCCTGTCATCCGCAATATTAAATCGGTGaatttcataattcaattcaaagctcAAACCATAATCTCCGGAAAACACATATAAACATAACGGGTTAATTCAAGGTGTCAAATACACATAATGTCTTTCATAATCATTAAGTATGTTATAATACCATGATTTACGACCTGATGAATGACTTACAAATACGAGTACATAGATAATCCAACTGAAACACGTCAATCACTCATAAGAGTTGTCCAACTGAAAACACGCCAGATCACGATAATATAACACgagagttcacaacaaatgctaAACTTTGGTATACTCGGAAGAATATATATTACACCATATCAACCTCCACTCCAACCCCTCCATAACACGTCGTCATTCAATCATACTCTATCTCGCGTTCATCCGGTGCAAGTATCGAATTTCAATAACAATTTTTCAACAACACTATAACatcaattaagcaattaaaatCAACTAATTCACATTATTTCATATtacaattcatataaatatcaaattataaaccgaacgaacttacctggactaagtTGTAATAGTTGCAGAAGTTCAATGACTGTTCTACTATTTTCTCATTTCCTCGTAAATCAACagggtcttgatctaaaatataaaattcccaATTATTAACTTACATTTCCTATTCCAATTTACtttacattttatacccttttatttattgaatttacacaatttcccttaactttaacaatttttgcaatttagtccattaaCCCGAAAATAATCAAATTGAACATTTTCTAGGAATCAGATTACAGCCGAATATTTTAGGCCCTTAAACAGTCCctattaaacatcaaattcaccattaaaccttgaaattttaacattttaataatttaatcattaaatcaaaatctaacaaaaatcacttcacaaaacaaccaaatgccacaatcaaagcttcaaactcttagttatcattaaaaaaattcaagattcatcaatagcaacttctacaatttttaacagattcaaaaataaaggtataggctagctggacctagttgcaacgatatcaaaaacataaaacttacAAGAAACGGGTAGAGAAATCACTCACATGCAAGGGATTAAACTTGGATGATTCTCTAAGCTTAAGAAACCATGAGTATTCGGTTATgaagaagagaaatgaagaagaaagtatcttttacttcatttaatttttatttttattttataaaatttaccattttcccattaaaacatgtattattttataattttcatccaTAATGTTGTCCAATGTTAATTATAAGAACTAATTGCTACATAGGTCCCTCCTAATTTAgtaattaagctatttaatcatttaaatgtAATAATCACTAAGTTTTTCactgttttcaatttagtccttttttctaaattaaatacttaaattataaaaCTTCCTAACCAAATTTTAGTATAACTCTAATGAAtccataaatattctataaataatatttacaagtcaacaTGAcgaaaatttgtggtcccgaaaccactatttcgtcACCATTacaaaacgggttgttacattagCGACCTCACCAATGATATCTACGACATACTTACCTAAGAAGAAGTAAGAAATGAGTTATTTATTGCGAACTCGGTGAATAATTAGAAACTATTAGGTTATGCTTAAAAATAGAGTGTGAAAattgttgagtatgactcatattttagtcaaatttgagaaataatctttcagttaaactctgcttatttgtttcaatcaaactctgattagtctaaattattttattattatttgacctatgaatttagcctataaataggctcttttacaaccttaggaaatacacccattagagattagaactcataacacctttagaaaattttgtgtttacgtttttgatgttctttgtttttgggtttccgggatttagtttttatctccatcttttatactctttgtttttttttccattataataaaattatctttgcccgtggttttttatcctctttggaggattttttccacgttaaatttgtgtgttcaatttctcaatttatttcgctatttttttacttgttgcttaatcgggtcgatcccaacaagtggtatcagagctagtttaatttttatagatcATCTCATTCAGAGATGGCAGTaataaggtttgaaattgagaagtttgatggtgagacaaattttaatctgtggaaagttcggatgatggcaattctaatTCAAACTGGCTtcaaaaaggttgttaccgggaaaaaacctgagaatctaaatcaaacagaatgggaagagcttgatgaaaaggcattgtctgcaatccagttgtgcctcacgaatacggtattgcaggaggtattgatggagaagacctcatccgcattgtggaaaaggttagaaactttttatgcgactaagtctctgg contains the following coding sequences:
- the LOC107910288 gene encoding protein NLP8, yielding MKKMELPFSSKEKGHGYWVPPRAQMEGGEQFDGTAQNLVSEDPFSFSELMNFDSYAGWCNSPAAIDQTFASFGLSSYPPLPYTSFDTLHITGPSSGAFAEAGDALSGMDSSYNFADRMVYQQTDAHFGNSLDSADGELGGRQNNGGTRQSNSLVLANSLVSRSIKRSLDERMLRALSLFKESSGGGILAQVWVPIKHGDQYMLTTSNQPYLLDQMLSGYREVSRTYAFPAELKPGSFPGLPGRVFISRVPEWTSNVIHYSKVEYLRFAHAINHKVRGSIALPIFEPSEMSCCAVLELVTMKEKHNFDSEIENVSVALQAVNLRTTAPPRLLPQCLSRNQRAALGEIADVLRAVCHAHRLPLALTWIPCNYTEEAADETTKLRVREGDTGHDGKCVLCIEDTACYVNDKGMQDFVHACIEHYLEEGQGIAGKALQSNHPFFSADVKTYDINDYPLVHHARKFNLNAAVAIRLRSTYTGDDDYILEFFLPVTMKGSSEQQLLLNNLSGTMQRICRSLRTVSDVEISGEGSNVEFQSGTVPNFPLTSMSRSSETVLSADSERNSHDRVPLNASNATSDGKEKDGPPEQAMTRLRRHVEKKRNTAEKNVSLSVLQQYFSGSLKDAAKSIGVCPTTLKRICRQHGISRWPSRKINKVNRSLRKIQTVLDSVQGVEGGLKFDPATGAFVAAGNVIQEADTRKTLVFSNRNLPTRVPNPVDQEKSSAPLASCPDGENSVVKLEEDECSVGGNNRDAIRSVLIQSTLDFKSVGPDSRSFQAASFGTATWTCPENATTDSYVEGGQRWGFNNGNLKVEDSDCHFVSGSSSSLAAAAAASADEIDTRMEDDDGIVEHNHQPISSSMTDSLNGSGSMLHRSSSSSQSFEDAEDTKPKTISVDSSSKITVKATYKDDTVRFKFKPSAGCFQLYEEVAKRFKIQIGTFQLKYLDDEEEWVLLVSDSDLLECLEILEYIGSRSLKFQVRDIPCTMGSSGSSNCFLTGGS